The DNA sequence ATGCGCAACACGCCTTCCACAACGACACCTCGGTGGCACGCTACGATGCCTCCGCCGCACAGCTGGCTTGGCAACGCAGTATCGCTTTTTTCCAAAAACATCTGTAGCCACAGACCAAACTAATTTGCCCTGAGCTTTGTTGTTTTACGGTATAATCATAATGACAGACGGAGGTGTGATGTATGCTTCCTGTATATGTGTTTAGGCAAGGCTATGCAACTGATTCAACACTCACCTTATATCTGGAGTATCATCGGCTTTATGTCTTCTGAGATATGCCAAACCCTCATTGAGCAAAGCGAGGCACGAGGCTACCAAAAACAGGGGCAGCTTTGTGCTTTTTCCACGAAACCAAGCACGAAGGGCAACTGGTCGATAGTGGTACAAAATATATCCTCCGCTCAGAAATCGTGTATCGCCTGCCCCAAAGCAGCCGATAAATAACCTAATTGATTGATGATGCAAGCTTCTTTTTTTGAAAAAATCAGTAAGGCACACCAAACCCCGAAGACCTTGCCCGGGGTGGCGGCAATCGATACGTTTGTAGAGATGCTGATGCAATTTTTGTTCCCCGACCTCAGCGAGCAACGCCTACAAAACCCGCTGGCCATACACACACGCTACCAACAACTACAACTGCATTTTGAGCAGCTACTCTTACACACCGAAGCCTGCCCGAATCACGCAGAGCGTACGCTGACCAACTGTTTTTTTGAAAGGCTGGAAGCTGTATATGATGCTTGTCTCGAAGACAGTGAGGCTATCCTAGCGGGCGACCCTGCGGCCATCGACCAGAAAGAAGTCATTAGAGCTTATCCGGGTTTTTGGGCTATTGCCGTTTACCGCGTCGCACACTTGATGTGGGAGCTGAAAATCCCCTACTTGCCCCGTATTTTTACAGAATATGCCCACGCTCGTACCGGTATTGAGATTCATCCGGCAGCTACGATTGGCCGCCGATTTTGCATAGACCACGGTACGGGCATTGTCATTGGCGAAACGACACACATCGGCGATGATGTCAAAATCTACCAAGGGGTAACCTTGGGCGCGTTGAGTGTAAGCAAGGCAATGGCACAACAAAAACGCCATCCCAGCATCGGCGACCGTGTAGTCATCTATGCCGGAGCTACGATTCTGGGTGGGGAGACCTTCATCGGCCACGACAGCATCATAGGCGGAAATGTGTGGCTTACCAACAGTGTAGCGCCACACTCTAGGGTATATTACTCCTCCAAAGGACAACAGGTGCTCAGTAGTCAAGAAGATTAGCCTCGGTTCAACCAGCAAACCTAGGCAACAAAGACCTCATTATTGCCCAAAGTTGGAAGTTACCTAT is a window from the Eisenibacter elegans DSM 3317 genome containing:
- a CDS encoding serine O-acetyltransferase, which gives rise to MMQASFFEKISKAHQTPKTLPGVAAIDTFVEMLMQFLFPDLSEQRLQNPLAIHTRYQQLQLHFEQLLLHTEACPNHAERTLTNCFFERLEAVYDACLEDSEAILAGDPAAIDQKEVIRAYPGFWAIAVYRVAHLMWELKIPYLPRIFTEYAHARTGIEIHPAATIGRRFCIDHGTGIVIGETTHIGDDVKIYQGVTLGALSVSKAMAQQKRHPSIGDRVVIYAGATILGGETFIGHDSIIGGNVWLTNSVAPHSRVYYSSKGQQVLSSQED